A part of Melittangium boletus DSM 14713 genomic DNA contains:
- a CDS encoding ExbD/TolR family protein has translation MAMGKAPGDGENGEEVGFAEINITPLTDIFLVLLIIFMVTSSVIVQQAPSGGAQTGLKVNLPKGGATDVTARATDLSVAILSDGRFVLGGNVVSEDELKRAFADAQQKNPDTVVIVQADEGVPHGTVVVVMELAKSAGLGQLAIGVREAK, from the coding sequence ATGGCGATGGGCAAGGCACCGGGAGACGGCGAGAACGGCGAGGAAGTCGGCTTCGCGGAGATCAACATCACCCCGCTCACCGACATCTTCCTCGTGCTGCTCATCATCTTCATGGTGACCAGCTCGGTCATCGTCCAGCAGGCCCCCAGTGGCGGCGCGCAGACGGGCCTCAAGGTGAACCTGCCCAAGGGCGGAGCCACGGACGTCACCGCGCGCGCCACGGACCTGTCCGTCGCCATCCTCTCCGATGGGCGCTTCGTGCTCGGAGGCAACGTCGTGAGCGAGGACGAGCTCAAGCGCGCCTTCGCCGACGCCCAACAGAAGAACCCGGACACCGTCGTCATCGTCCAGGCGGACGAGGGCGTGCCCCATGGCACGGTGGTGGTGGTGATGGAGCTCGCCAAGAGCGCCGGTCTCGGCCAGCTCGCCATCGGCGTGCGCGAGGCCAAATAA
- a CDS encoding acyl-CoA dehydrogenase — MSAGINTYKIDLREVFFTLFEQFGFGQVAGQAPFDAWGSEEAKAVLNETYRFSKDVLGPLNASGDREGCRVENGSVITPKGFKEAWTKLYEQGFKTVGVSPDHGGQGGPMMLQVLVEEMLSGANSAFNMYPGLAFGAAELTAECGTPEQKKLYVERMLNGTWGGTMCLTEPQAGSDVGAAKTTARKNADGTYNIRGTKIFISGGDHDLAENVIHLVLARIEGAVPGTKGLSLFIVPKIRVKPDGSLLGPNDVTLGSIEHKMGIRASATCVLNFGENDACVGELVGGIENVGMSQMFKMMNGARIAVGIQGLALASAAYFNALEYAKDRKQGAPMNKWKDPTAPRAAIIEHADVRRMLLEMKAHVEGIRALLVKLAMHTDKAHMLAGKDDEQAAYHRGQVELLTPLVKSYGSDQSFRLCAQAIQVYGGAGYCQDYPVEQYTRDSKIFSIYEGTNHIQAMDLVGRKMGQAGGAHFQQFMADVGAFIDAHREHKTYGEAVKQLAAAQEGVMASAMAVLGWSQEPAKMTLIPLSANRFLNMMSELAVGWLLLDAAVIAERVGASATGDEKAFYEGKKWSALWYARNVLPNVEQAARMMATEDTSSVDISLEAFGAV, encoded by the coding sequence ATGTCCGCGGGCATCAACACCTACAAGATCGACCTCCGAGAAGTCTTCTTCACGCTGTTCGAGCAGTTCGGCTTCGGCCAGGTCGCTGGACAGGCCCCGTTCGATGCCTGGGGCTCGGAGGAGGCCAAGGCCGTCCTCAACGAGACCTACCGCTTCTCCAAGGACGTGCTCGGGCCCCTCAATGCCTCGGGTGATCGCGAGGGCTGCCGGGTGGAGAACGGCTCCGTCATCACGCCCAAGGGCTTCAAGGAGGCGTGGACGAAGCTCTACGAGCAGGGCTTCAAGACGGTGGGCGTGAGCCCGGATCACGGTGGCCAGGGTGGCCCCATGATGCTGCAGGTGCTCGTCGAGGAGATGCTCTCGGGCGCCAACTCCGCGTTCAACATGTACCCGGGTCTGGCCTTCGGCGCCGCGGAGCTCACCGCCGAGTGCGGCACGCCCGAGCAGAAGAAGCTCTACGTGGAGCGCATGCTCAACGGCACCTGGGGTGGCACCATGTGCCTCACCGAGCCGCAGGCGGGCTCGGACGTGGGCGCCGCGAAGACGACCGCGCGCAAGAACGCGGACGGCACCTACAACATCCGCGGCACGAAGATCTTCATCTCCGGTGGTGATCACGATCTGGCGGAGAACGTCATCCACCTGGTGCTCGCGCGCATCGAGGGCGCGGTGCCGGGCACCAAGGGCCTGTCGCTCTTCATCGTGCCGAAGATCCGCGTGAAGCCGGACGGCTCGCTCCTGGGCCCCAACGACGTCACCCTGGGCTCCATCGAGCACAAGATGGGCATCCGCGCCTCGGCCACGTGTGTGCTGAACTTCGGCGAGAACGACGCGTGTGTGGGCGAGCTCGTGGGCGGCATCGAGAACGTCGGCATGAGCCAGATGTTCAAGATGATGAACGGCGCGCGCATCGCCGTGGGCATCCAGGGCCTGGCGCTCGCGAGCGCGGCCTACTTCAACGCGCTCGAGTACGCGAAGGATCGCAAGCAGGGCGCGCCGATGAACAAGTGGAAGGATCCCACGGCGCCCCGCGCGGCCATCATCGAGCACGCGGACGTGCGCCGCATGCTGCTGGAGATGAAGGCTCACGTGGAGGGCATCCGCGCGCTCCTCGTCAAGCTGGCCATGCACACGGACAAGGCCCACATGCTCGCGGGCAAGGACGACGAGCAGGCCGCCTACCACCGGGGCCAGGTGGAGCTGCTCACGCCGCTCGTCAAGTCGTACGGCTCGGATCAGTCCTTCCGGCTGTGCGCGCAGGCCATCCAGGTGTACGGCGGCGCGGGCTACTGCCAGGACTACCCGGTGGAGCAGTACACGCGTGACTCGAAGATCTTCTCCATCTACGAGGGCACCAACCACATCCAGGCCATGGACCTGGTGGGCCGCAAGATGGGCCAGGCCGGTGGCGCGCACTTCCAGCAGTTCATGGCGGACGTGGGCGCCTTCATCGACGCCCACCGCGAGCACAAGACGTACGGCGAGGCCGTCAAGCAGCTCGCGGCGGCGCAGGAAGGCGTGATGGCGAGCGCCATGGCGGTGCTCGGCTGGTCGCAGGAGCCGGCGAAGATGACGCTCATCCCGCTGTCGGCCAACCGCTTCCTCAACATGATGTCCGAGCTGGCGGTGGGCTGGTTGCTGCTGGACGCGGCCGTCATCGCCGAGCGCGTGGGCGCGAGCGCCACGGGCGACGAGAAGGCCTTCTACGAGGGCAAGAAGTGGAGCGCCCTGTGGTACGCGCGCAACGTGCTGCCCAACGTGGAGCAGGCCGCGCGCATGATGGCCACCGAGGACACCTCGTCCGTGGACATCTCCTTGGAGGCGTTCGGCGCCGTCTGA
- a CDS encoding MaoC family dehydratase, whose protein sequence is MPARKLYFEGIRVGDELPALAKAPIDRVQLSRYAGASGDFNPVHVDEVYAKSVGMPSVYAPGMLIMGMLGQLISDWARGGQLRRYHVRFIKMVWPGDTVVCKGRVSDRHGEGGRYFVEVDLWAENQKGELVMKGSSVIQLFYSLEDENRQRSGQSPIVVDVPRESLLQAPASAAPGGEDDDTKGGSLSGKKTTSKPAAKTAVAPDATKKAKK, encoded by the coding sequence ATGCCCGCGCGCAAGCTCTACTTCGAAGGCATTCGTGTCGGTGATGAACTGCCGGCGCTCGCCAAGGCCCCCATCGACCGCGTGCAGCTGTCGCGCTACGCCGGTGCCTCGGGTGACTTCAACCCCGTGCACGTGGACGAGGTGTACGCCAAGAGCGTGGGCATGCCGTCCGTCTATGCCCCCGGCATGCTCATCATGGGCATGCTCGGTCAGCTCATCAGTGACTGGGCGCGCGGGGGCCAGCTGCGCCGCTACCACGTGCGTTTCATCAAGATGGTGTGGCCGGGTGACACCGTCGTGTGCAAGGGCCGCGTGAGCGACCGCCACGGCGAGGGCGGCCGCTACTTCGTCGAGGTGGACCTCTGGGCGGAGAACCAGAAGGGCGAGCTGGTGATGAAGGGCAGCTCCGTCATCCAGCTCTTCTACTCGCTCGAGGACGAGAACCGGCAGCGCTCCGGCCAGTCTCCCATCGTCGTGGACGTGCCGCGCGAGAGCCTGCTGCAGGCCCCCGCCAGCGCCGCTCCGGGCGGTGAGGACGACGACACCAAGGGCGGGAGCCTGTCGGGCAAGAAGACGACCTCCAAGCCCGCCGCCAAGACGGCCGTCGCTCCGGACGCCACGAAGAAAGCCAAGAAGTAA
- a CDS encoding MaoC family dehydratase N-terminal domain-containing protein has product MLDKNAIGRASPPFLNEVEKGAIRRFAESLGDYNPIYYDEEYARASGYPTVVAPPSFPASFSSAADLRELLGVGIKSLLHAEQSFEYERPIFAGDRIFVATRVAEVLERTGPAGKMDVAVIEDEGRDEEGNLVFRARRTLIVRAAKENP; this is encoded by the coding sequence ATGCTGGACAAGAATGCGATTGGCCGGGCGTCACCGCCGTTCCTGAACGAGGTGGAGAAGGGCGCCATCCGGCGCTTCGCCGAGTCCCTCGGCGACTACAACCCCATCTATTATGACGAGGAGTACGCGCGCGCCTCGGGCTATCCCACCGTGGTGGCGCCGCCCTCCTTCCCCGCGTCGTTCAGCTCCGCGGCGGATCTGCGCGAGCTGCTGGGCGTGGGCATCAAGAGCCTGCTGCACGCCGAGCAGTCCTTCGAGTACGAGCGGCCCATCTTCGCCGGGGACCGCATCTTCGTCGCCACGCGCGTGGCCGAGGTGCTCGAGCGCACGGGTCCCGCGGGCAAGATGGATGTCGCCGTCATCGAGGACGAGGGCCGCGACGAAGAGGGCAACCTCGTGTTCCGTGCCCGCCGCACGCTCATCGTCCGCGCCGCCAAGGAGAACCCGTGA
- a CDS encoding dihydrodipicolinate reductase has product MPRASAGPVPVVVMGLGVIGQEIARAAQLSPEVELLGVIDANPQLVGRPLSDVLGVAGVKGKVAGSLDAAVGRRKGVVLLHATGSRLAQVMDQLLEAIALGMPVVSTCEELAFPFLKYPELAQKLDDAAQRAGVAVLGTGVNPGFVMDRLVATVGQACGPVRHATVTRVVDARDRRESLQRKVGAGLSEDEFFALVDREQLGHVGLVESAALCALGLGMDCDDFEEEIVPVFAEEDISGGAFPVKKGRVAGIFQSAVGLEEGQERVRLELTIAVGADDPGDRIEIEAEPKLVVEIRGGVPGDRATAHMLVNAAPRVTAAEAGLLTVLELPAGR; this is encoded by the coding sequence ATGCCTAGAGCCTCCGCAGGGCCGGTCCCGGTGGTGGTCATGGGGTTGGGAGTCATCGGGCAGGAGATCGCCAGGGCCGCCCAGCTATCACCCGAAGTGGAATTGCTCGGGGTGATCGACGCCAATCCTCAACTCGTGGGACGACCCCTGTCGGACGTGCTGGGGGTCGCTGGAGTGAAGGGCAAGGTCGCCGGCTCGCTGGACGCGGCCGTGGGCCGGCGCAAGGGCGTCGTGCTGCTGCATGCCACGGGCTCGCGGCTCGCGCAGGTGATGGATCAGCTGCTCGAGGCCATTGCCCTGGGCATGCCGGTGGTCTCCACCTGCGAGGAGCTGGCCTTCCCCTTCCTCAAGTACCCGGAGCTCGCGCAGAAGCTGGATGACGCGGCGCAGCGGGCGGGAGTGGCGGTGCTCGGCACGGGCGTCAATCCCGGCTTCGTGATGGACCGGCTGGTGGCCACGGTGGGCCAGGCCTGCGGTCCGGTGCGCCATGCCACGGTGACGCGCGTGGTGGATGCCCGGGATCGCCGCGAGTCCCTGCAGCGCAAGGTGGGCGCGGGGCTGAGCGAGGACGAGTTCTTCGCCCTGGTGGACCGCGAGCAGCTGGGCCACGTGGGGCTGGTGGAGAGCGCGGCGCTGTGCGCGCTCGGGCTCGGCATGGACTGTGATGACTTCGAGGAGGAGATCGTCCCGGTCTTCGCCGAGGAGGACATCTCGGGTGGCGCCTTCCCCGTGAAGAAGGGGCGGGTGGCCGGCATCTTCCAGTCCGCGGTGGGGCTGGAGGAGGGGCAGGAGCGGGTCAGATTGGAATTGACGATCGCGGTGGGCGCGGATGATCCCGGCGACCGCATCGAGATCGAAGCGGAGCCGAAGCTGGTCGTTGAAATTCGCGGGGGGGTGCCTGGCGACCGGGCAACCGCACACATGCTGGTGAACGCCGCCCCGCGCGTGACGGCCGCCGAGGCCGGTCTTCTGACCGTGCTCGAGCTTCCGGCCGGTCGTTAA
- a CDS encoding HD domain-containing phosphohydrolase encodes MDRILVVDDDPLILAALSRILQSEGYEVITHTDPAQAAKEEGFQVVLTDFMMPLLNGVELLRTLREKNPRAVRLMLTAAADFRTASEAVNRGEVFRLLGKPWSLSELTSAVRQAIEHFRLVESNERLTREVAEKNAELTAINRDLERMVVERTNGLLDGLISALDYRDTETQWHSRRVSLYSRRIGEEIGLTPTQLEVVEQGALLHDIGKIGVSDTILLKPGPLSPEEWVEMRKHPEYGYKILAKMPYLHDASLIVLHHQERWDGKGYPQGLKGRDISIGARIFAIADTVDAITSDRPYRKGRPMSVARDEIKRCSGTQFDPEVAEAFLRIPDAEWQRIRKKVEDMENAENALWAGFTPGKVPSRVAS; translated from the coding sequence ATGGACCGCATCCTCGTAGTGGATGACGATCCGCTCATTCTCGCCGCGCTCTCGCGCATCCTCCAATCGGAGGGCTACGAGGTCATCACGCACACGGATCCCGCCCAGGCCGCCAAGGAGGAGGGATTCCAGGTGGTGCTGACGGACTTCATGATGCCGCTGCTCAACGGCGTGGAGCTGTTGCGCACACTGCGCGAGAAGAACCCGAGAGCGGTACGCCTGATGCTCACGGCGGCGGCGGATTTCCGTACGGCCTCGGAGGCGGTCAACCGGGGTGAAGTGTTCCGGTTGCTCGGCAAGCCGTGGTCGCTCAGCGAGCTGACCAGTGCGGTGCGCCAGGCCATCGAGCACTTCCGGCTGGTGGAGTCCAACGAGCGGCTCACGCGCGAAGTGGCGGAGAAGAACGCCGAGCTCACGGCCATCAACCGCGACCTGGAGCGCATGGTGGTCGAGCGCACCAACGGTCTGCTCGATGGTCTCATCAGCGCGCTCGACTACCGCGACACCGAGACGCAATGGCACTCGCGCCGCGTGTCGCTCTACTCGCGCCGCATCGGCGAGGAGATCGGCCTGACGCCCACCCAGCTGGAAGTGGTGGAACAGGGCGCGCTCCTGCACGACATCGGCAAGATTGGCGTGAGCGACACCATCCTCCTCAAGCCCGGCCCCCTCTCCCCCGAGGAGTGGGTGGAGATGCGCAAGCACCCCGAGTACGGCTACAAGATCCTCGCGAAGATGCCCTACCTGCACGACGCCTCGCTCATCGTGCTGCACCACCAGGAGCGCTGGGACGGCAAGGGCTACCCGCAGGGGCTCAAGGGCCGGGACATCTCCATCGGCGCGCGCATCTTCGCCATCGCCGACACGGTGGACGCCATCACCTCGGATCGTCCCTACCGCAAGGGCCGCCCCATGTCCGTGGCGCGCGATGAGATCAAGCGCTGTTCGGGCACGCAGTTCGATCCCGAGGTGGCCGAGGCCTTCCTGCGCATCCCCGACGCCGAGTGGCAGCGCATCCGCAAGAAGGTCGAGGACATGGAGAACGCGGAGAACGCGCTCTGGGCGGGCTTCACCCCGGGCAAGGTGCCCAGCCGCGTCGCGAGCTGA
- a CDS encoding peptidylprolyl isomerase: MHSPRAVRALCCFWGLVLSGCVRSLPAPEEARASEAAIAAWEEQRSLAEGRLVALAERGSPAVRLRALRALARIQDPSTVGVLLKAVGDGSASVREEAAFALGVMALSWEPLQEEEKARMTRALLAAEAVEKDEGARRALLEALGRLATPDAVARLGARLSHETGELAGRAALALGVAMRQGATMANVPFARAGELLRVSQPESSRYGGAYLLANAKRAEALPGLRRCLGDEAPDVRALCVKGMGEVGGPEDAAVVGARLADEVPRVAAEAARALAKLASRCVGDCTALDALAGMAPRAEHVARGDSAAGHAWLALAQQGLPEVGRRVLVSLRRALQEALPAAVSDVARDDVLNLDCRLAAAMDRQRGVLDEVLRCGGERIPEGWRLALGLQEVARSSVSKGAVGAVRYLTHPDARVKLAALAVVSAHPVREAAEPVRALLSGADAVVAASAASTAGVLRDMRALPGVRALAERVPEEPDLAEPVASGWVALAGKDAEELLRSWLAHPHANVRRVAAASLSSLTGKPVRAPHRALPEDARRSEAAAPGTTLTFRTRKGDFTVALDAGAPLTSGNLVALARQGYFRGLTFHRVVPDFVAQGGDPRGDGEGGPGYSIRCEITRRAYRRGVLGMALSGKDTGGSQFFFTHAPQPHLDGRYTAFGEVTRGMEVVDRLLEGDTLIDVGVSP, encoded by the coding sequence ATGCATTCTCCGCGCGCCGTGCGTGCCCTCTGCTGCTTCTGGGGGCTCGTGCTCTCGGGTTGTGTCCGCTCCCTCCCCGCCCCAGAGGAGGCACGTGCCTCGGAGGCCGCCATCGCCGCCTGGGAGGAGCAGCGCTCGTTGGCGGAGGGGCGGCTCGTGGCGCTCGCGGAGCGGGGCTCGCCCGCGGTGCGGCTTCGGGCGTTGCGCGCGCTCGCCCGCATCCAGGATCCGTCCACGGTGGGCGTGCTGCTCAAGGCGGTGGGGGATGGCTCGGCGTCCGTGCGGGAAGAGGCCGCGTTCGCGCTGGGCGTGATGGCGCTCTCGTGGGAACCGCTCCAGGAGGAGGAGAAGGCCCGGATGACGCGAGCCCTGCTCGCCGCCGAGGCGGTGGAAAAGGATGAGGGCGCGCGGCGCGCCTTGCTCGAGGCCCTGGGGCGGCTGGCGACGCCGGACGCGGTGGCGCGCCTGGGGGCGCGGTTGTCACACGAGACGGGGGAACTCGCGGGCCGGGCGGCCCTGGCGCTGGGTGTGGCGATGCGCCAGGGCGCGACGATGGCGAACGTGCCATTCGCGCGGGCCGGGGAACTGCTGCGGGTCTCCCAACCCGAATCCTCCCGTTACGGAGGGGCCTACCTGTTGGCGAACGCGAAGCGCGCCGAGGCGTTGCCGGGATTGCGGCGCTGCCTCGGGGATGAGGCGCCGGATGTGAGGGCCCTGTGCGTGAAGGGCATGGGGGAGGTGGGTGGCCCGGAGGACGCGGCGGTGGTGGGTGCCCGGCTCGCGGACGAGGTGCCGCGCGTGGCGGCCGAGGCGGCGCGTGCCCTCGCGAAGCTGGCGTCGCGCTGCGTGGGGGACTGCACGGCCCTGGACGCGCTCGCGGGCATGGCGCCGCGGGCGGAGCACGTGGCCCGGGGAGACTCCGCGGCGGGTCATGCATGGCTCGCGCTCGCGCAACAGGGCCTGCCCGAGGTGGGGCGCCGGGTGCTGGTGTCCCTGCGTCGGGCGCTCCAGGAGGCCCTGCCCGCGGCGGTCTCCGACGTGGCCCGGGACGACGTGTTGAACCTGGATTGCCGTCTGGCGGCGGCGATGGATCGTCAGCGCGGCGTGCTCGACGAAGTGCTGCGCTGTGGGGGAGAGCGGATTCCCGAGGGCTGGCGGCTGGCGCTGGGGCTCCAGGAGGTGGCCCGCTCGAGCGTTTCGAAGGGCGCGGTGGGTGCGGTGCGCTACCTCACGCATCCGGATGCGCGCGTGAAGCTGGCGGCGCTCGCGGTGGTGTCGGCGCATCCCGTGCGGGAAGCGGCCGAGCCCGTGCGCGCGCTCCTGTCGGGAGCCGATGCCGTGGTGGCCGCGTCGGCGGCGAGTACGGCGGGCGTGTTGAGGGACATGCGGGCATTGCCCGGGGTTCGCGCGCTCGCGGAGCGCGTGCCCGAGGAGCCGGATCTCGCCGAGCCGGTGGCCTCGGGATGGGTGGCGCTCGCGGGGAAGGACGCGGAAGAGCTGTTGCGCTCGTGGTTGGCGCATCCGCACGCCAACGTGCGCCGCGTGGCGGCCGCGTCCCTGAGTTCCCTCACGGGCAAGCCGGTGCGAGCGCCGCATCGCGCGCTCCCCGAGGATGCGCGCCGTTCCGAGGCCGCCGCGCCGGGCACCACGCTGACCTTCCGCACGCGCAAGGGGGACTTCACGGTGGCGCTGGACGCGGGCGCGCCGCTGACCTCGGGCAACCTCGTCGCGCTCGCGCGTCAGGGGTACTTTCGTGGGCTCACCTTCCACCGCGTGGTGCCGGACTTCGTGGCCCAGGGGGGCGATCCTCGAGGGGATGGGGAAGGGGGCCCGGGCTACTCCATCCGCTGCGAGATCACCCGCCGCGCCTACCGCCGGGGCGTGCTGGGGATGGCGCTGTCGGGCAAGGACACGGGGGGCAGCCAGTTCTTCTTCACGCACGCGCCCCAGCCGCACCTGGATGGCCGCTACACGGCCTTCGGCGAGGTGACACGCGGCATGGAGGTGGTGGACCGGTTGCTGGAGGGCGACACCCTGATCGACGTGGGGGTGTCGCCCTGA
- a CDS encoding AAA family ATPase: MTTSPSSPALPALERLLRSLHGAVLGQPHVVADLVTAFLARGHVLLEGVPGVAKTLTARSMASALGLDFTRVQFTPDLMPSDILGTHVFRPQEGAFHLVKGPIFTELLVADEINRTPPKTQAALLEAMEERQVTLDGTTHTLPPHFFVVATQNPLELEGTYPLPEAQLDRFLMRVRVGYPPPEAELDMVRAFHQRHGRAAVVERVLDAATLTQLQERAASVACDESVLSYTVRLIRETRANPRVRLGASPRSAQALLAAAKARAALQGSDFVTPDDVKAVCPSVLNHRLLLKAEAEVEGLTADDVLRQTLERVQVPR; the protein is encoded by the coding sequence TTGACGACCTCGCCGTCCTCCCCGGCGCTTCCCGCCCTGGAGCGGCTGCTGCGGTCCCTGCACGGCGCGGTGCTCGGCCAGCCCCACGTGGTGGCGGACCTCGTCACCGCGTTCCTCGCGAGGGGCCACGTGCTCCTCGAGGGCGTGCCCGGTGTGGCCAAGACGCTCACCGCGCGCAGCATGGCCTCGGCGCTCGGCCTGGACTTCACCCGCGTCCAGTTCACCCCGGACCTGATGCCGAGCGACATCCTCGGCACCCACGTCTTCCGGCCCCAGGAGGGCGCCTTCCACCTGGTGAAGGGACCCATCTTCACCGAGCTGCTGGTGGCCGATGAGATCAACCGCACGCCGCCCAAGACACAGGCCGCGCTCCTGGAGGCCATGGAGGAGCGGCAGGTGACGCTCGATGGCACCACGCACACGCTGCCCCCCCACTTCTTCGTGGTGGCCACGCAGAACCCGCTGGAGCTGGAGGGCACCTATCCCCTGCCCGAGGCCCAGCTCGACCGCTTCCTGATGCGCGTGCGCGTGGGCTACCCGCCGCCCGAGGCCGAGCTGGACATGGTGCGCGCCTTCCACCAGCGGCACGGACGCGCGGCCGTGGTGGAGCGGGTGCTCGACGCGGCGACGCTCACCCAGTTGCAGGAGCGCGCGGCGAGCGTGGCCTGTGACGAATCCGTCCTCTCGTACACGGTGCGCCTCATCCGAGAGACGCGCGCCAACCCCCGCGTGCGCCTGGGCGCGTCTCCCCGCTCGGCGCAGGCGCTGCTGGCGGCGGCCAAGGCCCGCGCGGCCCTCCAGGGCAGCGACTTCGTCACCCCGGACGACGTGAAGGCCGTGTGCCCGAGCGTGCTCAACCACCGCCTGCTGCTCAAGGCCGAGGCCGAGGTGGAAGGCCTCACCGCGGACGACGTGCTCCGCCAGACGCTGGAGCGCGTCCAGGTTCCCCGGTGA
- a CDS encoding DUF58 domain-containing protein → MSSGRPVPTGLAVALVALALVPAALAVAGEGFLGFALALDLAVLGLCVGDFLAAPRASHVAVRRELEPVLSSGVANPVRLVLESRGPKPVRGQVRDEVPPGVDVRGHQQPFSLSPQAPEAILSYVLTPSARGDLHLGDVHLRLMGPLGLCARQVRVPAARDVKVYPDLTGLTREALALTLASDAPAERTLRRAAEGREFESLREYRTGDDLRSVDWKATARRGRTTVRVYQPERNQPVLLLLDCGRHMAGRVDGRRKLDHAVDAALRLAKVSLDAGDQVGVLAFARDVHAFLPPRKGSEHLRLLTSALYRAEAALEESDYGRAYDFAFARSSRRSLVVLFTDLVDPDASGTLLSRTLALRPRHLPVVASLLDEDLQRAATDVPTTVPDAYARQAATRLEEDYQRTALTLRDAGALVVRAPAKGFGAAAVNTYLHVKTRGLL, encoded by the coding sequence GTGAGTTCCGGCCGGCCCGTCCCCACGGGGCTCGCCGTGGCGCTCGTGGCGCTCGCCCTGGTGCCCGCGGCGCTCGCCGTGGCGGGCGAGGGCTTCCTCGGGTTCGCGCTCGCCCTGGACCTGGCGGTGCTCGGGCTGTGCGTGGGCGACTTCCTCGCCGCGCCTCGCGCCTCGCACGTGGCGGTGCGGCGCGAACTCGAGCCCGTGCTCTCCTCCGGCGTCGCCAACCCGGTGCGCCTGGTGCTGGAGTCGCGAGGCCCGAAGCCCGTGCGCGGCCAGGTGCGAGACGAAGTCCCACCGGGCGTGGACGTGCGCGGACACCAACAGCCCTTCTCGCTCTCGCCCCAGGCGCCCGAGGCCATCCTCTCCTACGTCCTCACGCCGTCCGCGCGGGGAGATCTGCACCTGGGCGACGTGCACCTGCGCCTGATGGGACCCCTGGGCCTGTGCGCGCGTCAGGTGCGCGTGCCCGCGGCGCGGGACGTGAAGGTGTACCCGGATCTCACCGGGCTCACGCGCGAAGCCCTCGCGCTCACCCTGGCCTCGGACGCGCCCGCCGAGCGCACCCTGCGCCGCGCCGCCGAGGGCCGTGAGTTCGAGTCCCTGCGCGAGTACCGCACCGGGGATGATCTGCGCTCGGTGGACTGGAAGGCCACGGCCCGGCGGGGACGCACCACCGTGCGGGTGTACCAGCCCGAGCGCAACCAACCCGTGCTGCTGCTGCTCGACTGCGGGCGCCACATGGCGGGCCGGGTGGATGGCCGCCGCAAGCTGGACCATGCCGTGGACGCGGCCCTGCGTCTGGCCAAGGTGAGCCTGGACGCGGGAGATCAGGTGGGCGTGCTCGCCTTCGCCCGGGACGTGCACGCCTTCCTTCCTCCGCGAAAGGGGAGCGAACACCTGCGCCTGCTCACCTCGGCCCTCTACCGCGCCGAGGCGGCGCTCGAGGAGAGCGACTATGGGCGCGCCTACGACTTCGCCTTCGCCCGCTCCTCGCGCCGCTCGCTGGTGGTGCTCTTCACGGACCTGGTGGACCCGGATGCCTCGGGCACCCTGCTCTCGCGCACGCTGGCCCTGCGCCCCCGCCACCTGCCCGTGGTGGCCTCGCTCCTGGACGAGGATCTCCAGCGCGCCGCCACGGACGTGCCCACCACCGTTCCGGACGCCTACGCGCGCCAGGCCGCGACGCGCCTGGAAGAAGATTACCAACGCACCGCCCTCACCCTTCGGGACGCGGGCGCACTCGTGGTGCGGGCCCCGGCGAAAGGCTTTGGCGCCGCCGCCGTCAACACCTATCTGCATGTAAAAACGCGCGGGTTGTTGTAG